In Streptomyces sp. NBC_00483, a single window of DNA contains:
- a CDS encoding SGNH/GDSL hydrolase family protein, translating to MLSDPPRPNGQWRTRRGFLRTMIGAPVVLAATAVPMTAAYATTPSHQDTRRNRVGAWSPSMTTGGPAFADQTIRMVVHSSVAGSDARITLSNRYSPEPLGAAAVTMAVQATGGEAKPGTTRRITFGGSGRVTIPAGKEAISDTVPITVEAEQNLLVSLYVPAATGMSTWHSDAFDTTYLASDDHTGDDNSSAYTATSTSWYYLAGLDVLSPTARGTVVAFGDSITDGYHSSTGTYTRWPDFLARRLAAEPGPQRLSVVNAGLGGNRVLTDVPNLWQGVSALKRFDHDALGRPGVTHVILFEGINDIGNNAGPDGGPLTAQDLIDGYRTLIGRARTAGVRVIGATLMPDKGNGYYTPAAEVIRRDVSAWIRTGRAYDGVIDFDRAMRDPADPAALNPAYDSGDHIHPNDAGMKAMADAVDLGLLRR from the coding sequence ATGCTGTCCGACCCACCACGTCCCAACGGACAGTGGCGCACCCGCCGCGGATTCCTGCGGACCATGATCGGAGCGCCGGTCGTCCTCGCCGCGACGGCCGTCCCGATGACCGCCGCGTACGCGACCACACCCTCGCACCAGGACACGCGACGAAACCGGGTCGGTGCCTGGTCACCCAGCATGACGACCGGCGGCCCCGCCTTCGCGGACCAGACCATCCGGATGGTCGTGCACAGCAGCGTCGCGGGCTCGGACGCCCGCATCACCCTCTCGAACCGCTACAGCCCCGAACCGCTCGGCGCAGCGGCAGTGACGATGGCCGTGCAGGCGACCGGCGGCGAGGCGAAGCCCGGCACCACCCGGCGCATCACCTTCGGCGGGTCGGGCCGTGTCACCATCCCCGCCGGCAAGGAAGCGATCAGCGACACCGTCCCGATCACCGTCGAGGCCGAACAGAACCTGCTCGTCAGCCTGTACGTGCCCGCCGCGACCGGCATGTCGACCTGGCACTCGGACGCCTTCGACACGACCTACCTCGCCTCCGACGACCACACCGGCGACGACAACTCCTCTGCGTACACGGCCACTTCGACATCCTGGTACTACCTGGCGGGCCTCGACGTCCTGTCCCCGACGGCGCGGGGCACCGTCGTCGCCTTCGGTGACTCCATCACCGACGGCTACCACTCCTCGACCGGCACCTACACCCGCTGGCCCGACTTCCTCGCCCGCCGCCTGGCCGCCGAACCGGGCCCGCAGAGGCTGAGCGTCGTGAACGCCGGTCTTGGTGGCAACCGGGTCCTGACCGACGTACCCAACCTGTGGCAGGGTGTGAGCGCGCTCAAGCGGTTCGACCACGACGCCCTCGGCCGGCCGGGTGTCACGCACGTGATCCTCTTCGAGGGCATCAACGACATCGGCAACAACGCGGGGCCCGACGGCGGTCCACTCACCGCCCAGGACCTGATCGACGGCTACCGCACCCTGATCGGCCGGGCGCGCACCGCAGGCGTACGGGTCATCGGCGCGACCCTGATGCCCGACAAGGGCAACGGCTACTACACACCCGCCGCCGAAGTGATACGCCGTGACGTCAGTGCCTGGATCCGCACAGGCCGCGCGTACGACGGCGTCATCGACTTCGACCGGGCCATGCGCGACCCCGCGGACCCTGCCGCCCTCAACCCCGCCTACGACTCCGGCGATCACATCCACCCGAACGACGCGGGCATGAAGGCCATGGCGGATGCCGTCGACCTCGGACTGTTGCGGCGCTGA